GCAAGCATGGGATTGACAACCGAGACCAATGTGCAGAGGGCAACCGACAGCGAGCAGCAGCGAATCATGGCAGAAACTCCGACAGGAGGCGAAAGGTGGGAGCCGTTGCGAAACGGCGCAGCGGCCAATGGAGTTCTCATCCTACTCGAACCGGCCTGCTTACGCCACAACCGATCATGAGTAGCCGTTGTCTGCCGATTCTCCAGCCTGTTGGGTTTTTTTGATGCCGCAGTTCTCGATGAACGGACTTTTTGCAAACTCCGGACAGATTGCGGTCGGTTATTGGAAAACCAACCTGGCGAGGGAACAGATCGCGTATGCAGTTAGATCTGCCGTACTGGCAGACCACATGAATTGGAAAGCTCTCGGCGAGGTGTCTGCCCAAGAACCTCATGAGCTCTGGATTTTGTGGAGGCAATGCGATAAACAGTTGCCTGTCAGCATTGCATTTGTTTAGGGGTGACAGGTCATGAATCAAAAAATTACGATCGCGGACTTTCAGCAACTCATTCGCGACATGTACATCGAGAAAGACATTGCCCGCGGCATCGATGGCACGTTCATGTGGCTGATGGAAGAAGTTGGCGAACTAGCCTCCGCCCTGCGCAGTGGTACCCACGAACAACGGCTCGGCGAATTCGCCGATGTGCTTGCCTGGCTGGCAACGATTGCCAATGTTGCAGGCGTCGATCTCACTGAAGCCGTTGCCCGTAAATACGGCTCCGGCTGCCCTGGCTGCGGCAATTTCGTTTGCACCTGCGCCGATGCGGAAAAGCCTTGACCCGAATGATTCGGTTCCCCGTGAAATACTGTTGGTTGGAGAATCGTGAACTTCATGCCCGATGCGCCGCCATACAATTGCGATCCAAACCGCGACCATGTCAACGGCTGATATGCTGGACTTATCCATCCAGTCTCCGATCTTGAACGCAGCGTTCGCGCAACCAATTGCAGGCAGGTCCGCGGACAATCCCGAATATCGTGGGAGCCTAATGAAAGCTTGAAGCACTGTCAGCCGAGATTTGACGAAATTTTAGGTTGGTCCTGTTAAAACAGTCGCCGCAGCCTACAATTCGCTAACACATGACTGCGGCAACTGCCGAGAGTTGTTCGGCCAAGTTGCTCGAATTGGCCGAGCGTTTGGATTCGCAGCAAGGCTACGCCGAAGTGGTCGCCAGCCTGAAGTCGGGGCATGGTGCGGCGCTGGGCGGAGTCTGGGGGTCGAGCTGCGCGCTGATCGCA
This DNA window, taken from Pirellulales bacterium, encodes the following:
- a CDS encoding nucleotide pyrophosphohydrolase; the encoded protein is MNQKITIADFQQLIRDMYIEKDIARGIDGTFMWLMEEVGELASALRSGTHEQRLGEFADVLAWLATIANVAGVDLTEAVARKYGSGCPGCGNFVCTCADAEKP